In Paraconexibacter algicola, the following proteins share a genomic window:
- a CDS encoding DUF3618 domain-containing protein: MSGQRTPEEIRASIQQNRMELAASLDTLRAEVAEVTNWRKQVALHQREVLIGAAVTGFVLGGGIAAIGGLFRRRSRR, from the coding sequence GTGAGCGGCCAGCGCACGCCCGAGGAGATCCGGGCCTCGATCCAGCAGAACCGCATGGAGCTCGCCGCGTCGCTCGACACGCTGCGCGCCGAGGTGGCCGAGGTCACCAACTGGCGCAAGCAGGTCGCGCTGCACCAGCGCGAGGTGCTGATCGGCGCCGCGGTCACCGGCTTCGTGCTCGGCGGCGGCATCGCCGCCATCGGCGGGCTGTTCCGGCGGCGCTCCCGCCGCTAG
- a CDS encoding phage holin family protein, translating into MADQQPQQSTAQIAQAIQEVTEKAQILVREEIELAKAEVTQKVTKLGRGAVIGVAAGSFALVGLMVLIQGLAWLLYYLLPVADLAYFWGFFTLAAIFFLLAGVAGFLAAKLVKAGKDPKPTMAIEEAKLIKETFENAGSKDEVGS; encoded by the coding sequence GCCCAGATCGCCCAGGCGATCCAGGAGGTCACCGAGAAGGCCCAGATCCTCGTCCGCGAGGAGATCGAGCTCGCCAAGGCGGAGGTGACCCAGAAGGTCACGAAGCTCGGGCGGGGCGCGGTCATCGGCGTCGCCGCCGGGTCGTTCGCGCTCGTGGGCCTCATGGTCCTCATCCAGGGGCTCGCGTGGCTCCTCTACTACCTGCTCCCGGTCGCGGACCTCGCGTACTTCTGGGGCTTCTTCACGCTGGCCGCGATCTTCTTCCTGCTCGCGGGCGTCGCCGGCTTCCTCGCCGCGAAGCTCGTCAAGGCGGGCAAGGATCCGAAGCCGACGATGGCCATCGAGGAGGCCAAGCTGATCAAGGAGACCTTCGAGAACGCCGGTTCCAAGGACGAGGTGGGGTCGTGA